ACGGCGCTACGAGCCCAGCCTGAACATTGATCGGCATGCCGATCAGGTAAGTGCAACTCTTGAGGCAAGTTCGCAATTCAGTGCGATACCTGCCCGGCGGCAAATCGAATTGAACATAGAAGCTATATTTCTGAGTTGTTTTGACCGTGGTAGGCGCGATTAGAGTGGTTATCTTATAAATCGGATTGGGCGGCGGCATCTTCAGGGAAGCCAGCAGCGGCACTGATAAGACTATCATCAAGCCTGCCGCCGTCAGGCTCGCTGGCCAGCCGAGCAACGGCCAGCGGGTTGCCGAGACGTCGTTGGGCAACTGGGCTAGCACCGCTCCGACCATCACCCAGAAGACCTCAGCCACCCCCGGACTTGGCACAAGAAGGGTGTTGTCTGTGGCAGTGGCCAGTAACAGCCCAAAGATAACGGCCACACCTAATGGATCGCGTACCCATACGGCACTCACGGCTACCATGCCAAGAAGGGAAAACAGCCCTAGTAAGCCCAGCGGGCCAGTTTCAGCTAACTGCTGCAAAGTTACGTTGTGAGCAATCAGCCAAGGATAACCTAGGTGACTGATCAGATCGGAACACGGCGCACCAGTACCTTCGGGCGCAGGCCACAGCAGGCACTGGCCTCCCGGCGGCGCGAAGCGTGCGCCCAAGCGGTAGCTTCCCACACCCGCAAGCGGCGCACTTTGAATCACTGAAATTGCGTTCCACCACACTATGTCCCGGCCTGACGTGTCGGTTCTGAGCAGCCGTGTCACTGACTGAATATCAAGGCGCTGGGCCGCATACAAGCCGCTGCCCAGCAGCACCAGACCCAAGAGCAGGTTTATGGCAATTTGCCAGCGCAGCCGCACCAGAAAGCCCAACAGTGCGCCCAGACCAGCCGCCGCCAGCCCACCTCGACTGCCAGAGAGCAGCATGATAGAGATAGCGACCACGCCCAGCGGTACACGCCACCACCAACGCCCACCCGCGAACAGCGCCCACCACAAGCCGAACGCCCCCGTCAGTCCCAGGGTGATCGAGGTCATATAGGGATGAAAGAGCCGCTGCTGAGTCAGCTCCGGCGTGCCCAGCCCGCTGTAAAGGAGGGCAGTAGCGTAGACCGCCACCAGGCCCCAGGCCAAGCCACGCAGCCAGGGCGTACCCGACAGCGCCAGGCCCGTCCCAATCAAGCCGAACATCAAGAGCGTGCGAGCTAGGGCCAGGATAGTGGCCAGCAGCGGCTCGGGCGACAGCAGGGCCGGGAGTTGCTGGCTAAGTGCGTAGCCGCCCAACACCCACCACAGCGGGCGGGGCAGGTGGCGAAGTTTTGGCAGGGCCAGCAGGGCGAGCGGGGAAAGCACGTAAAGCGGTACCAACACGGCCCACCAGACCCGCCATCCCAGCGCAGGTGCGGGCCGTTGAGTGGATTCGGTTGCAAGTGGCGTGTGTGATGACAAACTCACTCCTGTTAGGTAGGTTCCTTGACGACGTCTATATTGATCGCATAAATAACCAGCGGGTGGAAAGCGAGTGAGATACTCCCCAAAAATTGGTTTGGGTTAGAACAGAGCCTCCGGTGGGCGTGGGGTGTCTTGCAAAGTCAAGTAGTGCCGCAGTGTTAGTGCCGGGATCCAGGCAACTTCCATTCCCTTCGGTGGCTGGCCGTTGCCGCTTGCCACTGATTCTTCGGTTCATTTCTGCGGTAACTCCGCGTAATTGTACCCATAGTAATAGCTCTGCTCCGAGCGAGGCACTTTGTTGATTACTGTACCGAGCAGCTTGACCCCATTTTGCTGGGCAATCTGCTGCACCCGCTCCAACTCATCCAAGCTGGTTTCACCCGACTCGACGACCAGAATGACGCCGTCAGTGCTGATGGCCAACTTGA
This genomic window from Deinococcus detaillensis contains:
- a CDS encoding O-antigen ligase family protein, producing the protein MSSHTPLATESTQRPAPALGWRVWWAVLVPLYVLSPLALLALPKLRHLPRPLWWVLGGYALSQQLPALLSPEPLLATILALARTLLMFGLIGTGLALSGTPWLRGLAWGLVAVYATALLYSGLGTPELTQQRLFHPYMTSITLGLTGAFGLWWALFAGGRWWWRVPLGVVAISIMLLSGSRGGLAAAGLGALLGFLVRLRWQIAINLLLGLVLLGSGLYAAQRLDIQSVTRLLRTDTSGRDIVWWNAISVIQSAPLAGVGSYRLGARFAPPGGQCLLWPAPEGTGAPCSDLISHLGYPWLIAHNVTLQQLAETGPLGLLGLFSLLGMVAVSAVWVRDPLGVAVIFGLLLATATDNTLLVPSPGVAEVFWVMVGAVLAQLPNDVSATRWPLLGWPASLTAAGLMIVLSVPLLASLKMPPPNPIYKITTLIAPTTVKTTQKYSFYVQFDLPPGRYRTELRTCLKSCTYLIGMPINVQAGLVAPLLTFKQDLYAQPSQRLELLLYPSDSTLRPMPLAQRSWIVKWQP